The sequence below is a genomic window from Sphingomonas jaspsi DSM 18422.
AACTCGGCAAGCGCCCGTTCGCCTCGCTGCTGTCGCCCGAACGCGAAGGGGCGATGGAGAATATTCGCGACGGCCTTAACGGCGTGGCGCGGCAATATGGCGTCGAAATCGTCGACGTGCGGATCAAGAAGGCCGACCTGCCCGATGGCGCACCGCTCGATTCCGCGTTCGAGCGGATGCGCACTGCGCGTCGCCAGGAAGCGCAGTCGATCCGCGCCAAGGGCATGCGCGACGGCCAGATCATCCGCGCCCAGGCTGATGCCGAAGCGGCGCAGATCTACGCCGCCAGCTTCGGCAAGGACCCGGAATTCTACGATTTCTACCGGGCCATGCAGAGCTATGAAAAGACGTTCGCGGCCAATGGACAGAAGCCGACGACGATCATCATGAGCCCGAACAACAGCTATCTGAAGGAATTTTCTGGACGGTAGGGCCCGACACTGTTCAATTCGCGTTCATGCGCTTGACCTAGCGTCGAACATGGATCGCAAACGCCAAGCGAAGGAATTTCCAAGGATGAATCGGACGAAGGAGTTTCGACCATTGCGCTACGTTTACGGGGTCGCCACGGCCCTCCTGCTCGGAGGCACCGCCTTTTCGGTCGCGACCGGCCAGGCCGGCGCGCAGGTTGCGCAAAATTCACCGACGGCGATTGCGCCGCGACCGGGTGCGCCGGCCAGTTTCGCTGACCTAACCGCCCGCCTGCAGCCGGCGGTCGTCAACATTTCGACCAAGCAGCGCGTTGCGGTGAAGCGTCAGGCCGATCCGTTCGAAGAATTCTTCCGCCGCTTCGGCGGGCAGGTGCCGCAGGGCCAGGGCCAGGGGCAGGACCAGCAGCCGCAAACCCGCGAAACCGGGTCGCTGGGTTCGGGCTTCATCATTTCGGCCGACGGCTATGTCGTCACCAACAATCACCTGATCCAGGGCGCCGACGGGCAGGGCACGGTCGACAGCGTCACCGTCATCCTGTCGGACCGCAAGGAATATCCCGCCCGCATCGTCGGGCGCGACACGGCTTCGGACCTTGCGCTGCTGAAGATCGAAGGACGCAACTTGCCCTTCGTCCAGTGGGGCGACAGCACCAAGGCGCGCGTCGGCGACTGGGTGATCGCGATCGGTAATCCTTACGGCCTCGGCGGCACCGTCACGGCGGGCATCATCTCCGCGCTCCACCGCGGCGGCATTTCGAATAACGGTGCCTACGACCGCTACATCCAGACCGACGCCAGCATCAACATGGGCAACAGCGGCGGACCGATGTTCGACATGGCCGGCAACGTCATCGGCATCAACTCGGCGCTGATCTCGCCGACCGGTGCCAGCGTCGGCATCGGCCTTGCCATTCCCGCCGAAGCGGCCAAGCCGGTGATCGACGCGCTGCGCCGCGGCGAACGTCCGCAGCGCGGGTATCTTGGCGTCGGCCTCCAGCCGATCGACGAAGACATCGCTGCCAGCCTGGGCATCGAAAAGGAGCGGGGCGAACTGGTCCGCACCATCGTCCCGGGCGAAGCGGCCGCCAAGGCGGGCCTCCAGCAGGGCGACGTCATCATGCGCGTCAATGGCCAGGCGGTGACGCCGGACGAAACGGTCAGCTACCTGATCGCCAACACGCCGGTCGGCACCCGCGTCCCGGTCGACATCATCCGCGACGGCAAGCCGCTGCGCTTGTCCGTGCAGGTCGGCCAGCGTCCGACCGAAGAGGAACTGGCCAAGCAATCCGGTGCCGGTCAGCCCGATGAAGGTCAGGCGCTGGGCAGCGAAACGCCCGTCGCGCCGGGCGCGGCGCTGGGCCTCTCGCTGCAGCCGCTCAACGGCCAGATCATTCAGGCACTTGGCTTGCCCGCGGGTCAGAAGGGCGTCGTGGTGACCTCTGTCGATCCCAACAGCGACGCCGCGACCAAGGGCATCCAGCGCGGCTTCGTCATCGTCTCGGTCAATCGCCAGGCGGTGAACACCCCGCAGGACGTCAACGCCGCGATCGAAGCCGCGCGCCGCGCCGGCCGCAGCAGCGTGTTGCTGCTGGTCAAGCCGCGTCAGGGGCCGGAAGCCTTCGTCGGCGTAGAGATCGCCCGCCGCTAAACAAGCGGGCTTGTTGCCACCTCTCCTTGGGCCTAGGCTTCACGCCAAAAGCCCAGGGAGAGATGGGACGATATGGCCAGTCAGCCGCCAACCAGTATCTTTATCGGCGCCGCTTCGGGCGGCGCGAAAGCCCAGCAACTCGAACTGAAGCGCGCCAACCGGCACGGCCTGATCGCCGGGGCGACCGGGACGGGCAAGACGGTGACCCTGCAGGGCATCATCGAAGGCATGTCGGCGGTCGGCGTCCCGACGTTTGTCGCCGACGTGAAGGGCGACCTAGCCGGCCTCGCCATGCCCGGCTCCGCCACCGCCAAGCCGCATGAAGCCTTTGCCGCGCGCGCCGCCGACATCGGCTATTCCGGCTGGGCGTACGAGGCGATGCCCGTGCAATTCTGGGATCTGTTCGGCGAGCAGGGTCATCCGATCCGCACGACCGTCAGCGAAATGGGCCCTTTGCTACTGGCCCGGCTGATGAACCTCAACGACGTGCAGGAAGGCGTTCTGACCATCGCTTTCCATGTCGCCGACAAGGAAGGGCTGATGCTGCTCGACCTCGACGATCTGCAGGCGATGCTGGTCAATATCGGCGAGCGGGCGGACGAGCTGACGCTCGAATA
It includes:
- the hflC gene encoding protease modulator HflC, whose product is MIGFVTRHPIALGVAAFALLVTVPNTVRIVKETEQGVVTRFGKPVRIVNRYDAKSDFGSWGAGINFQLPFAENIVWMDKRVRDLDMEKQQVLSTDQRRLEVDAFARFRIVDPLRAYIAARNEDNVEASLRPILGSQLRNELGKRPFASLLSPEREGAMENIRDGLNGVARQYGVEIVDVRIKKADLPDGAPLDSAFERMRTARRQEAQSIRAKGMRDGQIIRAQADAEAAQIYAASFGKDPEFYDFYRAMQSYEKTFAANGQKPTTIIMSPNNSYLKEFSGR
- a CDS encoding Do family serine endopeptidase → MNRTKEFRPLRYVYGVATALLLGGTAFSVATGQAGAQVAQNSPTAIAPRPGAPASFADLTARLQPAVVNISTKQRVAVKRQADPFEEFFRRFGGQVPQGQGQGQDQQPQTRETGSLGSGFIISADGYVVTNNHLIQGADGQGTVDSVTVILSDRKEYPARIVGRDTASDLALLKIEGRNLPFVQWGDSTKARVGDWVIAIGNPYGLGGTVTAGIISALHRGGISNNGAYDRYIQTDASINMGNSGGPMFDMAGNVIGINSALISPTGASVGIGLAIPAEAAKPVIDALRRGERPQRGYLGVGLQPIDEDIAASLGIEKERGELVRTIVPGEAAAKAGLQQGDVIMRVNGQAVTPDETVSYLIANTPVGTRVPVDIIRDGKPLRLSVQVGQRPTEEELAKQSGAGQPDEGQALGSETPVAPGAALGLSLQPLNGQIIQALGLPAGQKGVVVTSVDPNSDAATKGIQRGFVIVSVNRQAVNTPQDVNAAIEAARRAGRSSVLLLVKPRQGPEAFVGVEIARR